In the genome of Ignavibacteriota bacterium, one region contains:
- a CDS encoding CopG family transcriptional regulator, producing the protein MKKKIKYSDEKIGKVEVINDFLPSPDELVFKEDTIKVTLNLSKSSIDFFKDLAKKHGSQYQKVIRNLLDNYTSHYS; encoded by the coding sequence ATGAAAAAGAAAATAAAATATAGTGATGAAAAAATTGGTAAAGTAGAAGTTATAAATGACTTTTTACCAAGTCCGGATGAATTAGTTTTTAAGGAAGATACAATTAAAGTAACACTAAATTTAAGCAAATCAAGTATTGATTTTTTTAAGGACTTAGCTAAAAAACACGGTAGTCAATACCAAAAAGTAATTAGAAATTTATTAGATAATTACACATCGCATTATTCATAA
- a CDS encoding BrnT family toxin has product MVKKPSFEWDENKNKINQQKHNISFEEAQFAFSDFNRIIAKDIEHSKKETRFYCFGKIDVNVVTVRFTYRDNKIRIIGAGYWRKGKQIYEKENKI; this is encoded by the coding sequence TTGGTAAAGAAACCATCTTTTGAGTGGGATGAAAATAAAAATAAGATAAATCAACAAAAACATAATATTTCATTTGAAGAAGCTCAATTTGCTTTTTCTGATTTTAATAGAATAATCGCAAAAGATATTGAACATAGTAAGAAAGAAACCAGATTTTACTGTTTTGGAAAAATAGATGTAAATGTTGTAACAGTTAGGTTTACATATAGAGATAATAAAATTAGAATAATTGGAGCCGGTTACTGGAGAAAAGGAAAACAGATTTATGAAAAAGAAAATAAAATATAG